Proteins from a single region of Oncorhynchus kisutch isolate 150728-3 unplaced genomic scaffold, Okis_V2 Okis01b-Okis20b_hom, whole genome shotgun sequence:
- the LOC109884040 gene encoding NADH dehydrogenase [ubiquinone] 1 beta subcomplex subunit 7 — protein sequence MGAHLARRYITETETEPDPAKPFGFDPEFGFDERKEREMVASQAQMNLAQVPVLQRDYCAHHLIKLMKCKRDNWPNFLACKHERHDWDYCEHQDYVMRMKEYERERRLQMRKKRVEEAQAA from the exons ATGGGAGCTCACCTCGCGCGGCGGTATATCACCGAGACGGAGACCGAGCCTGACCCTGCGAAACCGTTTGGCTTTGACCCCGAATTCGGCTTCgacgagaggaaagagagag AGATGGTGGCCTCCCAGGCCCAGATGAACCTGGCCCAGGTCCCTGTACTCCAGAGGGACTACTGCGCCCACCACCTCATCAAGCTCATGAAGTGTAAGAGGGACAACTGGCCCAACTTCCTGGCCTGTAAACACGAGAGACACGACTGGGACTACTGCGAGCACCAGGA ctacgTGATGCGTATGAAGGAGTATGAGCGGGAGCGACGGCTGCAGATGAGGAAGAAGAGGGTGGAGGAAGCCCAGGCAGCTTGA